GGGTGTCGATGGTGGGGCAGTCACGGTAACGGCCCTCACGCACCGGGGCGCTGTTCGCCAGGCCAATGAGGATGCCGTGGTCGTGGGCGCGCTCACGGTCGCGGGCGCCGACATGAACGCGCCGGCGCGCTGCCTGCTCCCTCTGGCCGATCCCGTCGTCCTGGCCGTCGCCGACGGGCTGGGAGGGCATGCCGCCGGCGAGATCGCCTCCGAGCACGCCGTGCACCGGATGGCCGAAAGCGGCCCTCAGCTGAACGGTCCCGACGCGGTCGACCTTCTGCTCAAGCACATCGACGAGGAGATCAAGGAGCACGCCGGCCAGCACGCCGAGTTCTCCGGGATGGGCACCACCGTCGCGGGCATGCTGCTGATGGCCGAGGGCAACTACTGGTTCAACGTCGGCGACTC
This sequence is a window from Spinactinospora alkalitolerans. Protein-coding genes within it:
- a CDS encoding PP2C family protein-serine/threonine phosphatase — protein: MGVDGGAVTVTALTHRGAVRQANEDAVVVGALTVAGADMNAPARCLLPLADPVVLAVADGLGGHAAGEIASEHAVHRMAESGPQLNGPDAVDLLLKHIDEEIKEHAGQHAEFSGMGTTVAGMLLMAEGNYWFNVGDSRTYRLQDTRLVQLSEDDSPALPPSEDGKPVTTNFITQSLGGSGSTAMVPHVGQDPEPGPGAWLMCSDGLSDLVAVEDMERIIAEADSDETAVHNLWQAAMDGSGRDNISILLVRRG